The Spirochaeta isovalerica genome includes a window with the following:
- a CDS encoding beta-ketoacyl-[acyl-carrier-protein] synthase family protein, which yields MSRRVVITGMGTINPLGDNLEEYYNNLIAGKSGIKKWKSIDLSKVECKIGGDLGDYDALGAVEKFKEDLGDDFKRVRKLIKTTTFSAKMTALSSLSAWKDAGLFGREFDPYKANVIVAGHNLNSNFIYNNSVQFQDEPEWTDPLAGVDAPDPNVPGITSEILNLKGPMFTIGGACASGNLALRSGFRDIVSGETDLCVIAGAPFDVSPTDIHASVVINAVVIKPEFQDRPEEASRPFDKGSCGFLYSHGAGTLIIEELESAKARGAKIYGEVLSVKAGSNANHLPLPGGHEQAVVMQEAIRMAGLKPEDVDYVNCHATSTPAGDIQEIMAIKEAFGDHYKQLKVNAPKSMLGHTCWASPIVETIGGLLQMKYGKLHPSINIDEQKADIDLDICANVAVDHQIEVMMKNSFGFGGVNCTSIIKRYKED from the coding sequence ATGAGCAGACGAGTCGTTATTACCGGTATGGGAACCATTAATCCCCTGGGAGACAATCTTGAAGAATACTACAACAACCTGATTGCCGGAAAATCAGGGATAAAAAAATGGAAATCCATTGACCTTTCCAAAGTGGAGTGCAAAATCGGTGGGGATCTCGGTGATTACGATGCTCTAGGAGCAGTCGAGAAATTTAAAGAAGATCTGGGAGATGATTTCAAAAGAGTCAGAAAACTGATAAAAACAACAACTTTTTCAGCCAAAATGACTGCCTTGTCATCCTTATCCGCCTGGAAGGATGCCGGTCTATTCGGCAGAGAATTCGATCCCTATAAAGCCAATGTTATTGTTGCCGGTCACAATCTCAATTCAAACTTTATTTATAATAACAGCGTTCAGTTTCAGGATGAGCCCGAGTGGACAGACCCCCTTGCCGGTGTTGATGCCCCGGACCCTAACGTTCCGGGAATCACCTCGGAAATCCTCAATCTGAAAGGTCCTATGTTTACGATCGGTGGAGCCTGCGCCAGCGGGAACCTCGCTTTGAGAAGCGGTTTCCGTGACATTGTCAGCGGAGAGACCGATCTCTGCGTCATCGCCGGCGCTCCTTTTGACGTTTCCCCGACAGATATACACGCATCGGTAGTTATCAATGCGGTCGTCATTAAACCGGAATTTCAGGATAGACCGGAGGAAGCTTCCCGTCCTTTCGATAAAGGCAGCTGCGGATTTCTCTACAGCCATGGTGCCGGGACGCTCATAATCGAGGAGCTGGAATCCGCCAAAGCCCGCGGTGCGAAGATCTACGGAGAGGTCCTGTCTGTAAAGGCGGGATCAAATGCCAATCATCTACCGCTGCCGGGAGGACATGAACAGGCTGTTGTCATGCAGGAAGCCATCCGCATGGCCGGTCTGAAACCTGAAGACGTCGACTATGTAAACTGTCACGCCACCAGTACTCCGGCAGGAGACATTCAGGAAATTATGGCTATCAAGGAAGCTTTCGGAGATCACTATAAACAACTTAAAGTCAATGCGCCCAAGTCTATGCTGGGGCATACTTGCTGGGCTTCTCCCATTGTGGAAACGATCGGAGGACTTTTGCAGATGAAGTACGGAAAGCTTCACCCTTCCATTAATATTGATGAACAGAAAGCTGACATTGATCTTGACATCTGTGCCAACGTGGCC
- a CDS encoding alpha/beta fold hydrolase → MNAKWIFIHGGWGGSWQWTPVQERLNHLGIDSSAPDLPGMGSAKGRQIDLTDFIDHISSIIGQSEGSINLAGFSFGGMTATAVAERHRDRIGKLVYIDAFVPRSGQSFSHIAGEKITRQIKAYSHVMGEENMIPPFFETDSRYCSHPLKTLFTPVHYSDSSLDDLNPIYIECTSKDDEWTFTPLLRKVARSVRNRGWKTFTIPSDHMPMYTHTEELLKILL, encoded by the coding sequence ATGAATGCAAAATGGATATTCATCCACGGCGGCTGGGGAGGTTCCTGGCAGTGGACCCCCGTACAGGAACGCCTGAACCATCTGGGGATCGATTCCTCTGCTCCCGATCTGCCGGGAATGGGTTCCGCAAAAGGCAGACAGATAGACCTGACTGATTTCATCGACCACATATCCTCTATAATCGGGCAATCGGAAGGCTCCATCAATCTGGCCGGTTTCAGCTTCGGCGGAATGACGGCTACGGCCGTAGCAGAAAGACACAGAGACAGAATCGGGAAACTTGTATATATCGATGCTTTCGTTCCCCGGTCCGGGCAGTCTTTTTCCCATATAGCCGGAGAGAAAATCACAAGGCAGATAAAAGCCTACTCCCACGTTATGGGTGAGGAAAATATGATTCCGCCTTTTTTCGAAACCGACAGCCGTTACTGCAGCCACCCTCTCAAGACTCTTTTCACTCCCGTTCATTACAGCGACTCTTCGCTGGACGATCTGAATCCGATCTATATCGAGTGCACCTCGAAAGATGATGAGTGGACTTTTACTCCCCTGCTCCGGAAAGTCGCGCGCTCCGTGAGAAACAGGGGGTGGAAAACCTTTACGATCCCCAGCGATCATATGCCTATGTACACCCATACGGAAGAGCTCTTGAAGATCCTTTTATAA
- a CDS encoding acyltransferase domain-containing protein, whose amino-acid sequence MKTCFLFPGQGAQYPGMGRDLWENSEEVKELFKTVSNITGKDMADLLFEGSEEDLKATDNTQLAITLANVSSSIVLKEKGIEAHGAAGFSLGEYAALWQAGILGTEDLFRIVKMRGEVMEAACNALDGPEGRPGMAAVVGLASADVKAALDKVSGTIYMANDNSPIQTVIAGEAKALEAAEAVMDEAGAMRYVVLKVSGPFHTPFMDGARQDFVANLKDFTFKDPIIPVYSNVTGKIIASGSEAKELAGSQIISPVQWVAEEQSILDDGYERILEVGPGMVLTGLWKSFYRKMKCQPAGKIDAIEKLV is encoded by the coding sequence GTGAAAACATGTTTTCTGTTTCCCGGTCAGGGGGCGCAGTATCCCGGCATGGGAAGAGATTTGTGGGAAAATAGCGAAGAAGTTAAAGAACTGTTCAAGACAGTCAGCAATATAACCGGTAAAGACATGGCTGATCTCCTTTTTGAGGGATCTGAAGAAGACCTCAAAGCTACTGACAACACACAGCTGGCCATAACTCTTGCCAATGTCAGCTCAAGCATAGTGCTGAAAGAAAAAGGTATTGAAGCTCATGGCGCTGCAGGATTCAGTCTCGGGGAATACGCGGCACTCTGGCAGGCGGGAATCCTCGGGACGGAAGACCTTTTCCGCATTGTTAAAATGAGGGGAGAGGTTATGGAAGCAGCCTGTAACGCTCTTGACGGTCCGGAAGGCCGGCCGGGAATGGCTGCCGTTGTCGGACTCGCTTCCGCCGATGTGAAAGCCGCGCTTGATAAAGTATCCGGTACCATTTATATGGCAAATGATAACAGTCCCATACAGACTGTTATCGCCGGAGAGGCAAAAGCTCTTGAAGCCGCAGAAGCCGTAATGGATGAAGCCGGAGCCATGAGATATGTTGTTCTGAAAGTATCCGGTCCCTTTCATACTCCGTTTATGGATGGAGCCAGACAGGATTTTGTCGCCAATCTGAAAGATTTTACATTTAAGGATCCGATCATTCCCGTTTACAGCAATGTAACGGGGAAAATCATAGCAAGCGGTTCGGAGGCTAAAGAGCTGGCGGGAAGCCAGATCATTTCGCCGGTACAGTGGGTGGCTGAAGAACAGTCGATACTGGATGACGGATATGAGCGCATTCTCGAAGTCGGACCAGGTATGGTTCTGACAGGGCTGTGGAAATCTTTCTACCGGAAGATGAAATGCCAGCCTGCTGGGAAAATTGACGCCATAGAGAAATTAGTATAA
- a CDS encoding N-acetyltransferase, which yields MSEEIKIVPVSSKKDLNRFIKFPWTVYRGEKTYENWVPPLILGEKDLFNKDKDPFYKHAETQLFLAYKGDKLSGRIAAIVDYAYIEYQKDNCGFFGFFEALEDQDVADALFKAAEEWVKEKGYNTIKGPMNPTTGKTIGCLIDSFDIPPIIEMPYNTEYYPPMIEKCGYGKSKDLFCYRMDKSLKISDKMIRVSEIVKKRYNVTIKPIDMKKWDETIELLRDMYNEAWADNWGFVPWEKEEFEYLAKDLKMIAIPELVLIVYMGDEPVGFTIPLPDFNQIFIKMNGRLFPTGLLKILTGKKKVDMIRTAILGVRKHAQNKGLDAVLVREIYERGDRMGMRGSELSWILEDNINLTNLLENWGAEHYRTYRIYEKTI from the coding sequence ATGAGTGAAGAAATTAAGATTGTTCCTGTTTCGTCAAAAAAAGATTTAAACCGTTTTATCAAGTTCCCCTGGACGGTTTACCGCGGTGAAAAAACTTATGAAAACTGGGTCCCGCCGCTGATTCTCGGAGAGAAAGACCTCTTCAATAAAGACAAAGATCCTTTTTACAAACATGCGGAAACTCAGCTGTTCCTCGCCTATAAAGGCGATAAGCTGTCGGGAAGAATCGCCGCCATCGTCGATTATGCCTACATCGAGTACCAGAAAGACAACTGTGGCTTTTTCGGATTCTTCGAAGCGCTGGAAGATCAGGATGTCGCCGATGCTCTGTTCAAAGCTGCCGAAGAGTGGGTTAAGGAAAAGGGATACAACACAATCAAAGGTCCTATGAATCCGACGACAGGCAAAACAATTGGCTGTCTCATCGATTCCTTTGATATCCCGCCTATCATCGAAATGCCCTATAACACAGAATACTATCCTCCCATGATTGAGAAATGCGGATATGGAAAATCCAAGGATCTCTTCTGTTACCGCATGGATAAGAGTCTCAAAATCTCCGACAAAATGATCAGAGTCTCTGAAATCGTCAAGAAGAGATACAATGTCACGATAAAACCCATAGATATGAAAAAGTGGGATGAGACCATAGAGTTGCTTCGCGATATGTACAACGAAGCCTGGGCGGACAACTGGGGGTTTGTTCCCTGGGAGAAAGAGGAGTTCGAGTATCTGGCTAAAGATCTTAAAATGATCGCCATTCCCGAACTGGTGCTCATTGTATATATGGGCGATGAACCGGTCGGCTTTACCATACCTCTTCCCGATTTCAATCAGATTTTTATAAAAATGAACGGCCGGCTTTTTCCGACCGGTCTTCTGAAAATCCTCACAGGGAAGAAAAAGGTCGATATGATCCGGACAGCCATCCTCGGTGTGCGAAAACACGCCCAGAATAAAGGTCTCGATGCTGTCCTGGTCAGAGAAATCTATGAAAGAGGGGATCGCATGGGAATGCGGGGCTCTGAACTTTCCTGGATCCTGGAAGATAATATCAATTTAACGAACCTTCTGGAAAACTGGGGTGCCGAGCACTACAGAACATACAGAATATACGAAAAGACAATTTAA